The Campylobacter concisus genome segment TTTCACTTTTTTAATGTCAATCAAACCATCCAAGAGTCAAGCATCGTTGATTTTACGCTATTTTGCGAGAGGATCAGCGCAAATGTCATCACATTTTTGATCTCGCTTGCTGGCGTTGCTCTTTTTTGCTTTAAATACCGCTCATTTGCTGTTTCACTTGGCATGCTGGCACTTGGCTTTTTGGCATTTAAAAGCGGTCTTAGATTTACCATTTATGCTGTGCCTATCATGGCACTTGGCTTTGGCTATTTAGTGGAGTTTATACTTTCAAATTTAAAGTTAAAAGGAGCGGTGCTAAATCTTGCGAGAGCTTTTATAACCGTGCTTGCTCTTACTCCAGCGCTCATTCATATTTATGGTTACAAAGCTGAGCCGGTTTTTGTGCACAAAGAGGTTGAAATTTTAAACAAGCTAAAAGGCATCGCAGGACGCGAGGACTACGTGGTTGCATGGTGGGACTATGGATATCCGATTAGATATTACAGCGATGTTAAGACGCTCATTGACGGCGGAAAGCACCTTGGACGTGAAAATTTTGCCGTGAGTTTTGCGCTTGGAAGCGATGAAATGAGCTCGGCAAATATGGCAAGACTTGATGTTGAGTACACAGAGAGAAATTTTAAAGAGCGATTTAATGGCAATTTGGCTCAAATTTTAAAAGAGAGAAATGCAAGCATTGATCAGTTTTTTAGCGATATAAAAGAGGCAAATTTTAGCCTGCCAGCAAAGACTAGGGATATTTACTACTACTTGCCAGATAGGATGCTTGGTATTTTTCCGACCATTTTGCAGTTTAGCAAGATCGATTTAAAAAGTGGTAAAAATTTAAACAACGGCCTTTTTATCGTCACAAGAGCGATCTCACAAAATGAACAAGGCATCAGGCTAAGCGGTGGATTTACACTATCAAGTGATGTTATAAATTTGATCTATGAAAACAACGTCTTGCCGCTAAGATCTTTCATAGAGACCGACTACGACGAGTCTGGCAAGCTAAATGTCAAAGAGTATAAAAATAACGAACTCTCAAACATTTCTGTCATTTTTATGAGAGACTATGGCAGGTTTATCATCCTTGATGAGAGCATTTTAAATAGCGCCTACATCCAACTTTTCGTGCTAGAAAGATATGATCCAAAAGTTTTTGAGCCAGTTATACTTGACGGGGCGACAAAAGTTTATAGGCTAAAGAGGTAGAGATGGCAAGGATAGGGTTTTTAAGCCACGCTGATATGAGCATACACTTTTTTAGACGGCCCATTATGCAGGCTTTAAAAGATATGGGGCATGAGGTTTTTGCTATCGCTCCAAGAGGAAATTTTACTGGCGAGCTTGCTAAAAGCTTTAATGCCGTTACCTACGAGCTTGATAAGGCGAGCCTAAATCCGCTAACCGTGATAAATAACTCAAAAAAACTATCTCAAATTTTAGGTGAGCTAAATTTAGACCTGCTGCAAACTGGCGCTCACAAGTCAAATGTCTTTGGCACGTTTGCCGCTAAAAATGCTGGCATAAAGCACGTTATAAATTTGGTTGAAGGGCTTGGCAGCTTTTATATCGATGATGATATTAAAACAAAGGCCGTGCGTTTTGTCATGGAGAGCCTTTATAAGCTCTCTTTTGCAAAAGCTGATGCTTGTATCTTCGTAAATGACGCAGATCCAGACTATCTGATCTCTAGAAATTTGATAGATAAAAGCAAAGTGTACCGCATAAAAAGTGTCGGTGTGGATACTGCTAAATTTGACCCAGCCATCACGCAGGCGGCTGACCTTGGCGAAAAAAAGGTCATTTTAATGATCGCAAGGGCTATGTGGCACAAGGGCGTTCGTGAATTTTACGAGGCAGCTGAAATTTTAAACGGCTATAAAAACTGCGAATTTGTCTTTGTTGGCGAGGGCTTTAGTGGCAATAAATCAACCGCGGACGAGGCCTTTTTAAAAGGTAGCAAAGTGCGCTATTTGGGAGCAAGAAACGACATACCGCAGCTTTTAAAGGCCTCTTATTTACTGGCACTTCCTAGCTATAAAGAGGGCTTTCCAAGAACGGTTTTAGAGGCGATGAGTATGGCAAAAGCAGTCGTCGTAAGTGATGTTACAGGCTGTAATGAAGCTGTAAAAGAGGGCTACAACGGACTTTTATGCAGAGTAAAAGACGCAAACGATCTTGCTAGTAAGATAAAAATTTTGCTTGATGACGAAGCGCTTTGCGCTAAGCTTGGGCAAAATGGCAGGAGCTGGGCGGTGAGCGAGTTTGACGAGAAGCAAATCGCAAAAAGATATATAGAAATTTATAGGAAATTTATAGATGTATAGAAATTTTTTAAAAAGAGTGATTGATATCTTTGGTGCTTTGTTTTTGCTCATTTTAACATCACCTATCATCATAGCAACGGCGATCTTTATCTATTTTAAGGTAAGCCGCGATGTTATTTTTACGCAGGCAAGACCAGGGCTAAATGAGAAAATTTTTAAAATTTATAAATTTAAGACGATGAGTGACGAGCGTGACGCAAATGGCGAGCTCTTGCCAGATGAGCAGCGACTTGGTAAATTTGGCAAACTGATCCGCTCGCTCAGCCTTGATGAACTACCACAGCTATTTAACGTAATAAAGGGCGACATGAGCTTTATTGGACCAAGGCCGCTTTTGGTTGAGTATCTACCCATCTATAACGAAACGCAAAAGCACCGCCACGACGTACGCCCAGGTATCACGGGCCTAGCGCAGGTAAATGGTAGAAACGCCATAAGCTGGGAGAAAAAATTTGAATACGACGTCTATTACGCTAAAAATTTAAGCTTTATGCTTGACGTAAAGATTGCCTTACAGACAATAGAAAAGGTGCTAAAGCGAAGTGGTGTTAGCAAAGAGGGGCAGGCGACGACGGAGAAATTTAATGGCAAAAACTAAGAAAATTTACATCTACGGAGCGAGCGGCCACGGCCTTGTGGTCGCTGACATCGCTAGAAACAATGGCTATGATGAGATAGTTTTTTTAGATGATGCGAGTGAGCGTAAATTTAGCCCAGAGCTTAAAAAAGCAGACATCATAATAGCAATCGGTGAAAACAAAACTAGAGAGATGATAAGTAAAAGAGTCGAGGCTGCTGGCTTTGAGATAGTAAATTTGATCCATAAAAGCGCGGTTGTGAGTGAAAGTGCCGTGCTAGAAAAGGGCGTGGTCGTCATGCCAAATGCTGTGATAAACGCAAAAGCCCATATAAAAGAGGGCGCTATCATAAACTCTGGCGTAGTGATAGAGCATGAGTGCGTGATAGGCAAATTTGCTCACATCAGCCCAAATGCAGCTCTTGCTGGAAATGTGAGCGTGGGCAAATTTACGCATGTTGGCATTGGCTCAAGTGTAATTCAAGGCATAAGCATCGGCAACAACTGCATCATAGGTGCTGGAAGCGTGGTGGTAAGAGATATAAAAGATGGCATAAAGGCGTATGGCGTGCCTGCATGCGAGCGCGCTAAGATATAAAATTTAAAAATAAGTGCTAAAATCGCTAAAAAATCACGAAAGGTATGAACATGGATAGGGTTTTTTTATCTCCGCCAAACATGAGTGGAAAAGAGCAGGAATATATAAAAAAAGTATTTGAAAGCAACTATATAGCGCCACTTGGTGAGTATGTAAATAAATTTGAAGAAAGTATAAAAAACTACACTGGAGCAAAAGATGCGCTAGCACTATCTGCAGGAACTGCGGCACTTCACCTAGCACTTCGCGTCCTTGGCGTGAAAGAGGGCGACTTTGTGCTAGCTTCTAGCTTTACTTTCATGGCTTCAGTCTCGCCTATACTTTACGAAAAAGCAACTCCAGTCTTTATAGATAGCGACGAGAGCTGGAATTTAAGCCCAGAACTACTAAAAAAAGCGATATCAAATTTACCTAAAAAGCCAAAGGCATTAGTCGTTACTCATCTTTACGGACAAGCTTCAAAGATGAAAGAAATTTGCGAAATTTGCCAAAACGAGGGTATCGCTTTGGTAGAGGACGCAGCTGAGGCACTTGGTGGATTTTACGCTGGCAAGGCGCTTGGCACATTTGGTGTGATGGGAGCATATAGCTTTAATGGCAACAAGATCATCACCACTTCAGGCGGCGGTATGCTAGTTGGAGATAGCGAATTTGTGGAAAAAGCTAGATTTTACAGCACGCAAGCAAGAGAGCCGCTACTTCACTACGAGCACAAAGACTATGGCTACAACTACCGTTTAAGCAACGTTCTAGGCGCTATTGGTGTGGCTCAGATGGAAGTTTTGGAAAAAAGAGTTGAGCAAAAGAGAAAAGTTTTTGAAATTTATGAAAAAGAGCTTGGTGACGTTTTAGAATTTATGCCAGAGCTAGCAAATTCTCGTGGCAACAGATGGCTCACAACTGGCATTTTTGCTAAAAAAGATGCACATTTAAAGGTTATAAAAGCGCTAGCTGATGAGAACATCGAGAGTCGCCCACTTTGGAAGCCTATGCACATGCAGCCTGTATTTAAGGGCGCGCTAAGCTTTGTTGATGGTTGCAGTGAAGATCTATTTTCAAGAGGAATTTGCTTGCCAAGCGGTAGTGATATGAGCGAGGAAACGCAAGCAAGAGTGATCAAACTAGTCAAGGAAAACGCCTAAATGTTTCATGCAACAAAGTTAAAAAGGCTTATATTTTTCCTTACTGGTGATGTTTTTATATTTGCGTTTTCGATATATGCGGCTTATCTTTTGAGATTTAACGCAAACATCCCAGATATCTACGTCCAGGGCCTTTTTGTAACGGCTGGATTTTTGATTATTTTTAAGCTATTTTTTATGTGGATGTTTAAAATTTACAAGGTGCCGTGGAGATTTTTTGGATTAAATGAGGCTAGAAAAATTTTCTTAGCTCACATTTGCTCAGCGGTTTTGTTTACGATCATATTTTTCATAATACAAGACTTCTTTAATCCATACCCAAGAAGCGTTATTTTCATCGATCTTCTAATTTCATGCCTACTTATTGGACTTTTGAGAATTTCAAAGCGTATGGTGCTTGACTTTTCAAATAGACCTCGCAAAGGTGAGCCTTGTATCGTTATAGGTGCGACATCAAAAGCGCTTCACGTTTTGCGTGGCTTAAAGCAAGGGTATCTTGATTATTACGCAGTTGGCGTGGTAGATGGTAGGAGTGATCTTGTGGGCACTTATTGTGATGGATTTTTGGTGCAAGATAAAAAAGAGATACCAAATTTGATAAAAGACTACGAGGTAAAGACCGCTATCATTGCGCTTGCACTAGATCAAGACGAGCTTCAGGCCTTAGTTGATGAGCTAACGGGGTACGGCATAAGAGATATGAAACTATTTTCACTTATTGAGAATGAGCCGATCAAGGATATCTCTATCGAAGATTTGCTCGCTAGAAAGCCAAAAGACCTAAATCCTGAAGCTATCTCAAATTTTTTAAAAGACAAAAAAGTGCTTGTTACTGGAGCCGGTGGCAGTATTGGAAGTGAAATTTGTAAGCAGTGCTTAAAATTTGGAGTAAGTGAGCTTGTAATGGTTGAGCACAGTGAGTTTAACCTTTATAAAATAGGCGAAGATACAAAAGATAAAAGGACTATCAGTAAGCTTGTAAACATCACAAATTTAAAGGACTTTGAAGAAGTTTTTGCTGACTTTAAACCTGAGATTGTTATCCACGCAGCAGCATATAAACACGTGCCACTTTGTGAGCTAAACCCTCGCTCGGCTGTCGAAAACAATATCCTTGGCACAAAAAATGCTGTCGATCTTTCAAAAAAATATGGCGTTAAAAAATTTGTCATGATCTCATCAGACAAGGCCGTACGCCCAACAAATATAATGGGCACAACTAAGCGTGTTTGTGAGCTTTATGCTTTAAATTCAAATGAAGCAGGTGTCTGTGAGATAGTTTGCGTTCGCTTTGGAAATGTCCTTGGCTCAAGCGGTTCTGTCATACCAAAATTTAAAGCACAAATTGCCGCAAATAAGCCACTAAGTGTTACTCACCCAGAGATTACAAGATATTTTATGCTCACATCTGAAGCGTGTCAGCTGGTACTTCAAGCTGCCTCTATTGCAGAAGGTGGTGAGCTTTTTGTGCTTGATATGGGCGAGCCAATCAAGATTGTCGATCTGGCTAAAAAGATGCTGCTTCTTTCAAATAAAGAGCATTTAGGTATCGAATTTGTAGGACTTAGGACGGGCGAGAAGCTTTATGAGGAGC includes the following:
- the pglF gene encoding UDP-N-acetylglucosamine 4,6-dehydratase (configuration-retaining) — protein: MFHATKLKRLIFFLTGDVFIFAFSIYAAYLLRFNANIPDIYVQGLFVTAGFLIIFKLFFMWMFKIYKVPWRFFGLNEARKIFLAHICSAVLFTIIFFIIQDFFNPYPRSVIFIDLLISCLLIGLLRISKRMVLDFSNRPRKGEPCIVIGATSKALHVLRGLKQGYLDYYAVGVVDGRSDLVGTYCDGFLVQDKKEIPNLIKDYEVKTAIIALALDQDELQALVDELTGYGIRDMKLFSLIENEPIKDISIEDLLARKPKDLNPEAISNFLKDKKVLVTGAGGSIGSEICKQCLKFGVSELVMVEHSEFNLYKIGEDTKDKRTISKLVNITNLKDFEEVFADFKPEIVIHAAAYKHVPLCELNPRSAVENNILGTKNAVDLSKKYGVKKFVMISSDKAVRPTNIMGTTKRVCELYALNSNEAGVCEIVCVRFGNVLGSSGSVIPKFKAQIAANKPLSVTHPEITRYFMLTSEACQLVLQAASIAEGGELFVLDMGEPIKIVDLAKKMLLLSNKEHLGIEFVGLRTGEKLYEELLINKDDVQTKYESIFVTHSQPYDLVLLNSQINELLELEDDSEIASALKKIVPEFNHALNLKG
- the pglE gene encoding UDP-N-acetylbacillosamine transaminase codes for the protein MDRVFLSPPNMSGKEQEYIKKVFESNYIAPLGEYVNKFEESIKNYTGAKDALALSAGTAALHLALRVLGVKEGDFVLASSFTFMASVSPILYEKATPVFIDSDESWNLSPELLKKAISNLPKKPKALVVTHLYGQASKMKEICEICQNEGIALVEDAAEALGGFYAGKALGTFGVMGAYSFNGNKIITTSGGGMLVGDSEFVEKARFYSTQAREPLLHYEHKDYGYNYRLSNVLGAIGVAQMEVLEKRVEQKRKVFEIYEKELGDVLEFMPELANSRGNRWLTTGIFAKKDAHLKVIKALADENIESRPLWKPMHMQPVFKGALSFVDGCSEDLFSRGICLPSGSDMSEETQARVIKLVKENA
- the pglD gene encoding UDP-N-acetylbacillosamine N-acetyltransferase yields the protein MAKTKKIYIYGASGHGLVVADIARNNGYDEIVFLDDASERKFSPELKKADIIIAIGENKTREMISKRVEAAGFEIVNLIHKSAVVSESAVLEKGVVVMPNAVINAKAHIKEGAIINSGVVIEHECVIGKFAHISPNAALAGNVSVGKFTHVGIGSSVIQGISIGNNCIIGAGSVVVRDIKDGIKAYGVPACERAKI
- the pglA gene encoding N,N'-diacetylbacillosaminyl-diphospho-undecaprenol alpha-1,3-N-acetylgalactosaminyltransferase, giving the protein MARIGFLSHADMSIHFFRRPIMQALKDMGHEVFAIAPRGNFTGELAKSFNAVTYELDKASLNPLTVINNSKKLSQILGELNLDLLQTGAHKSNVFGTFAAKNAGIKHVINLVEGLGSFYIDDDIKTKAVRFVMESLYKLSFAKADACIFVNDADPDYLISRNLIDKSKVYRIKSVGVDTAKFDPAITQAADLGEKKVILMIARAMWHKGVREFYEAAEILNGYKNCEFVFVGEGFSGNKSTADEAFLKGSKVRYLGARNDIPQLLKASYLLALPSYKEGFPRTVLEAMSMAKAVVVSDVTGCNEAVKEGYNGLLCRVKDANDLASKIKILLDDEALCAKLGQNGRSWAVSEFDEKQIAKRYIEIYRKFIDV
- a CDS encoding STT3 domain-containing protein, translating into MNRNLFFKNYSLYLMIFVAVIFGMVCRLYWVFWASEYPVFFWNNELMISTNDGYAFAEGARDMLAGFHQENDLSYYGYPLSTLTYWIVKFLGVKLETAMIYMSVFFSSLVTVPVILIANEYKLKFAGFIAALLAVIANSYYNRTMAGYYDTDMLIITLSVFVVWGLVRVLEKKDAKSLIIAPLSALIYMWWYSSAFSLISILIALFLVYTLIFDRKNPLFYLEISLLLLAISNLDLILKFAIIFVFYALCLFKKEIINLKFALGVLTIVFAVFAIRGGLNPIIFQLKFYVFRDAPEVGGMSFHFFNVNQTIQESSIVDFTLFCERISANVITFLISLAGVALFCFKYRSFAVSLGMLALGFLAFKSGLRFTIYAVPIMALGFGYLVEFILSNLKLKGAVLNLARAFITVLALTPALIHIYGYKAEPVFVHKEVEILNKLKGIAGREDYVVAWWDYGYPIRYYSDVKTLIDGGKHLGRENFAVSFALGSDEMSSANMARLDVEYTERNFKERFNGNLAQILKERNASIDQFFSDIKEANFSLPAKTRDIYYYLPDRMLGIFPTILQFSKIDLKSGKNLNNGLFIVTRAISQNEQGIRLSGGFTLSSDVINLIYENNVLPLRSFIETDYDESGKLNVKEYKNNELSNISVIFMRDYGRFIILDESILNSAYIQLFVLERYDPKVFEPVILDGATKVYRLKR
- the pglC gene encoding undecaprenyl phosphate N,N'-diacetylbacillosamine 1-phosphate transferase encodes the protein MYRNFLKRVIDIFGALFLLILTSPIIIATAIFIYFKVSRDVIFTQARPGLNEKIFKIYKFKTMSDERDANGELLPDEQRLGKFGKLIRSLSLDELPQLFNVIKGDMSFIGPRPLLVEYLPIYNETQKHRHDVRPGITGLAQVNGRNAISWEKKFEYDVYYAKNLSFMLDVKIALQTIEKVLKRSGVSKEGQATTEKFNGKN